From Helicobacter sp. MIT 05-5293, one genomic window encodes:
- a CDS encoding YhcH/YjgK/YiaL family protein — MAIIGKLSSLESFFAQHSFLNTLHTYLLDALKPQSPIHQRIIKLDSPIEVVYPQDLGIRAIEQSYTLKAPQKAFFETHRRYVDFQLIVQGYEYMLLGDRSDFTIHTPYDENRDLVIYENAIPSDSQNRFANNTKHPISESLGTPLRTQILMNAGDLAIFFPDDVHAGGLELTPNRPTPSAHLVKKSVAKVPFDLFAR; from the coding sequence ATGGCAATTATCGGCAAACTTTCCTCGCTCGAATCATTCTTCGCTCAACATTCATTTTTAAACACGCTTCATACCTATCTTTTAGACGCGCTTAAACCCCAAAGCCCTATACATCAGCGTATCATTAAGCTAGATTCCCCAATCGAAGTCGTATATCCCCAAGACTTAGGCATTAGAGCTATTGAACAAAGCTACACGCTTAAAGCACCACAAAAAGCTTTTTTTGAGACACATCGGCGATATGTCGATTTTCAGCTCATTGTGCAAGGCTATGAATATATGCTACTTGGTGATAGATCAGACTTCACAATCCACACACCCTATGATGAAAATCGCGATTTAGTCATTTATGAGAATGCTATCCCCTCCGATAGCCAAAACAGATTCGCAAATAACACAAAGCACCCTATCAGTGAATCTTTAGGGACACCATTGCGCACACAGATTCTAATGAATGCGGGAGATTTAGCGATTTTCTTCCCTGATGATGTCCATGCAGGAGGTTTAGAACTTACGCCTAATCGACCTACCCCCTCTGCTCATCTTGTCAAAAAAAGTGTCGCCAAAGTGCCATTTGATTTATTTGCTAGATAA